One window of the Patescibacteria group bacterium genome contains the following:
- a CDS encoding diacylglycerol kinase: MPLVNLKTLLKSFRYAIKGIKYVFQNEQNFRVQIIVAAVIFVLMLVFPLQHWERILLSLVIFMVLILELINTAFEKIVDILKPRVHFYVEIVKDIMAAVVLIASIGAIMIGIYIFVPYIFE, translated from the coding sequence ATGCCATTAGTAAATCTAAAAACACTGCTGAAGAGTTTCCGTTATGCGATAAAAGGGATAAAGTATGTATTCCAGAATGAACAGAATTTTCGTGTTCAGATTATCGTGGCTGCTGTAATATTTGTATTAATGCTTGTATTTCCCCTGCAGCATTGGGAGCGCATCCTGCTTTCATTGGTTATTTTTATGGTATTAATCCTGGAGCTGATTAATACCGCGTTTGAAAAGATTGTCGATATATTGAAGCCCAGGGTCCATTTCTATGTGGAAATTGTCAAAGATATTATGGCTGCGGTTGTACTGATTGCGTCAATTGGCGCGATAATGATCGGAATTTATATATTCGTCCCGTACATTTTCGAGTAA